The following are encoded in a window of Telmatobacter sp. DSM 110680 genomic DNA:
- the dpdF gene encoding protein DpdF, with translation MRELNGLDAFGALTRLLSGEEQMPWRTTEPALERLRVALSSVQQDASPLDLAVLLRQALRYEFARRGHEVSPRVYLSHPRFMTFRDWEQLGLSVAKEGNGWRVSAHAWRPNWLRLPPSLGVDDEAAGENVKREFGSDGCEGDPFLLAIGRSTYRSSGQRAAVRAALTTPPGATLVVALPTGEGKSMIFQLIHAVGFVGDGPKAKAGVTLVVVPTVALGVNHEEEAVSVCGLPRPLAYQGGADAANAVISEQISQGVQGLCFASPEAACGRLRQSLRQAAEAGDLRAIVVDEAHLIDQWGTGFRTEFQELSALRRELLAISPEGQQPRTMLLSATLTDSSLETLRALFGTEGAFESCAAVRLRAEPDYWVADSNEEQRTGRVLEALYRVPRPAVLYVTEVKHAEAWRLRLLEAGFGRVRMLHGKTGREDRERIVSEWRAGSLDVVIGTSAFGLGIDFAHARSIIHACIPETLDRFYQEVGRGGRDGRASLSLIIPTPADLHIAQKINLRKIITVRRGLERWGGMFSGKRVIAGNRIAVRVDGSPGVSETDIDMKGTRNTDWNLRLLSLMARAGLVRLQGAPHPPEEAPGEWFALDLLDDGHLERSTWDNRVEPVRKVSTAASNLNLDLMRQFLRDEGCAAEILERLYGQDRVARVCSRCAICRDDPSRRRPSVALGEPIAPWPLPLPSLLARLLDADRRLLVVYGPEQTRSAESRRLGETLGRLQRFGLAKVIVLGQLPFNMNRVLQSAEKTPLFVSNLPSFAHSRLPTGPELVMVGAGQSLGQTSLEARPGRARIFLVPKEQLTMDGRRLRDVFGGRVLTLDEFNERVAL, from the coding sequence ATGCGTGAATTGAATGGCCTTGACGCATTTGGCGCTCTCACAAGGTTGCTCTCTGGTGAAGAGCAAATGCCATGGCGCACGACCGAGCCTGCTCTCGAGCGGTTGAGAGTCGCCTTATCATCCGTTCAACAGGATGCAAGCCCGCTTGATCTGGCAGTACTTCTACGCCAAGCTCTTCGCTACGAGTTCGCTCGACGCGGCCATGAGGTAAGCCCCCGAGTTTATCTGTCCCACCCGCGTTTCATGACGTTCCGTGATTGGGAACAACTCGGTCTATCCGTCGCTAAGGAAGGGAACGGCTGGCGCGTCAGCGCTCATGCTTGGAGACCTAACTGGCTTCGACTTCCCCCATCATTAGGCGTCGACGATGAGGCTGCTGGCGAGAACGTGAAACGGGAGTTTGGGTCTGATGGATGCGAAGGAGACCCCTTCCTCCTGGCGATCGGCCGTTCGACCTACCGTAGTAGTGGCCAAAGAGCCGCAGTGAGAGCAGCGCTCACCACGCCGCCAGGTGCGACCCTTGTGGTGGCTCTGCCGACAGGTGAGGGAAAGAGCATGATCTTTCAACTCATTCATGCCGTCGGCTTTGTTGGCGATGGACCGAAGGCAAAGGCAGGCGTGACGCTCGTCGTCGTTCCCACTGTGGCACTTGGTGTCAATCATGAAGAGGAGGCCGTGAGCGTCTGCGGACTACCGAGACCTCTGGCTTACCAAGGCGGAGCAGACGCGGCCAACGCGGTAATTTCCGAACAGATTTCACAAGGAGTGCAGGGTTTGTGCTTCGCCTCGCCTGAGGCTGCGTGTGGTCGCCTTCGGCAATCCTTGCGGCAAGCGGCTGAGGCGGGTGACTTGCGTGCCATCGTGGTTGATGAAGCTCATTTGATCGACCAATGGGGGACGGGATTTCGGACAGAATTTCAGGAATTGAGTGCATTGCGGCGCGAGTTGCTCGCGATTTCCCCAGAAGGCCAGCAACCACGCACCATGTTGCTTTCAGCGACACTGACCGACAGTTCGCTCGAAACTCTTCGCGCGCTTTTCGGCACTGAAGGCGCGTTCGAGAGTTGTGCCGCAGTCCGACTTCGTGCTGAGCCGGACTATTGGGTGGCCGACTCAAATGAAGAACAGCGTACCGGACGGGTTCTTGAGGCGCTCTATCGTGTGCCGCGACCGGCAGTTCTTTATGTTACGGAGGTGAAGCATGCGGAGGCGTGGCGTCTCAGGCTTTTGGAGGCCGGATTCGGCCGGGTCCGTATGCTGCACGGCAAGACAGGGCGGGAGGACCGGGAACGAATTGTCTCTGAATGGCGCGCTGGCTCTCTTGATGTTGTGATCGGCACGTCTGCCTTCGGTTTAGGCATTGACTTCGCACACGCCCGGAGTATTATTCACGCCTGCATCCCTGAGACATTAGATCGGTTTTACCAAGAAGTCGGCCGGGGCGGCCGCGACGGACGAGCATCGCTGTCGCTCATCATTCCGACGCCGGCTGATCTTCACATCGCCCAAAAAATCAATCTGCGAAAAATCATCACTGTCAGACGCGGACTAGAGCGGTGGGGCGGTATGTTCAGTGGCAAACGCGTGATTGCGGGAAATCGAATAGCCGTTCGCGTCGACGGAAGCCCTGGTGTTAGTGAAACCGATATTGATATGAAGGGCACGCGAAATACAGATTGGAACCTTCGTTTGTTGTCCCTCATGGCTCGCGCAGGGCTCGTACGGTTGCAGGGGGCTCCCCACCCGCCCGAAGAGGCTCCGGGCGAGTGGTTCGCGTTGGATTTGCTGGATGATGGGCATCTTGAAAGATCCACATGGGACAACCGCGTGGAACCGGTTCGCAAGGTAAGCACGGCGGCCAGCAATCTCAATCTGGACCTGATGCGACAATTTCTTCGCGATGAAGGCTGCGCTGCGGAAATACTCGAGAGGCTGTACGGTCAAGACAGGGTAGCGAGAGTCTGCAGTCGATGTGCCATTTGTCGCGATGATCCGTCTCGGCGTCGGCCTTCCGTTGCGCTCGGCGAACCGATTGCGCCTTGGCCATTGCCATTGCCTTCGCTTTTGGCTCGACTCCTAGACGCCGATAGGAGGTTACTGGTTGTTTATGGGCCTGAACAGACGAGATCGGCCGAGTCTCGACGTCTAGGCGAAACCCTAGGACGATTGCAGCGATTCGGTCTTGCCAAGGTAATCGTTCTCGGTCAGTTGCCCTTCAACATGAATCGTGTTCTCCAAAGCGCAGAGAAAACCCCGCTCTTTGTTAGTAACTTGCCTTCGTTCGCTCACTCGCGCCTACCAACCGGTCCCGAATTGGTCATGGTTGGCGCAGGCCAAAGCCTCGGCCAAACGTCTCTGGAAGCTAGGCCAGGAAGAGCCCGCATCTTTCTCGTCCCGAAGGAGCAACTTACGATGGATGGACGCCGCCTGCGCGATGTCTTCGGCGGCCGAGTTCTGACGCTCGACGAGTTTAATGAAAGGGTAGCTCTATGA
- the dpdE gene encoding protein DpdE, which translates to MLLKGMLVALPDKKGVGKLESIDGDLCAISVFHSIARSEMVKLPVSTLSRFYLSPQTRVYALEGDRFKVGRITDYLGRDDSGLLDYEVRFPNGNRRDLRESDLFLRPWSTPDDPAEVMANGGAESQYLHDRRQAAIRPLLRLRSAAQGLTALLSAGIDFAPHQIAAVRRVLTDPVQRYLLADEVGLGKTIEAGLIIRQHLIDNPNCTVLITVPRHLRNQWQQELNTKLRLDQFANAFQVCSHAELASVDRAPDVLIVDEAHHLVGLVDGPLGKAAERLRSLSVSSPVLLLLSATPALGDEERFLALLNLLDPASHPLKDLEGFRAKLESRRDVGRLLLALDPQAPGLVLRQRGLELQRLFPDDPLIVELAPRLVAATRDGPETLPELCAGLKAHIADTYRINQRLIRSRRADAEGWEFTSRGPELDDKPSFAHLRVESETPGWIQPVLSALENWRFAALEAAYGEAKAVDQAALRYVEMLAAAGVGRAALISWIDTAMMLETFSDERPILASLRALASDSEDHDSILTLAESTRRLLRSLRTDFPLPKVVAFSSSKDRAVEFLSALGNKTEGAEVLLLLGGAGNGNDDLVATFTTPRKSAILICDQEGEEGLNLAAADAIIHLDLPFSAARIEQRIGRLDRFGRTHGVVRHRILLPWEEEAGPWAAWLRFLGQGLSIFHRSISDVQFLLEHVEREFFRALFQNEGPAELDALASNVRERICQERRLQDEQYALDRIALSEEPIEAFLKNLEKAEEDEASLETGVDRWLVEALNLQKRPLSASEPESFRLSASRDTLIPRLPWLEAFGIERDRPLTWKRRIATRHPGTTLLRPGTPLIDFAERFTRWDDRGTAFITWRTAPEWKGEISICFRLCFVIEPDIQIDDLLDPSSSELAGARRAQRYFPLRTHTVHVDVNGDKVTDPMLLAILRRPYRNRDRYGEQGQDINLSSRPRILSDVIDAAAFALTCRAVRQAASDRLLSDETIAKAIRVGEQLAQADLERRRNRLGRRHSLGDTMAQAEIEAIEALLPSIQHPALRLDAMGCFLVASTLPRSTVDA; encoded by the coding sequence GTGCTTTTAAAGGGTATGCTGGTTGCTTTACCCGACAAGAAGGGCGTGGGGAAACTCGAGTCGATCGACGGCGACCTCTGTGCCATCTCCGTGTTTCATTCGATTGCCCGCTCCGAGATGGTGAAGTTGCCAGTCTCAACTCTCAGCCGTTTCTATTTGAGTCCGCAAACCCGCGTGTATGCCCTTGAAGGCGATAGGTTCAAGGTTGGACGAATTACTGACTACCTCGGAAGAGACGACAGCGGACTGCTCGACTACGAGGTCCGATTTCCCAACGGCAATAGGCGCGATCTTCGGGAATCCGATCTCTTCTTGCGCCCGTGGAGCACGCCTGACGATCCAGCCGAAGTAATGGCTAACGGGGGCGCTGAAAGTCAGTACTTGCACGACCGCAGGCAAGCGGCGATCCGACCTCTGTTGAGGCTACGCAGCGCAGCGCAAGGTCTTACAGCATTGCTATCGGCAGGTATCGATTTCGCGCCCCATCAGATTGCTGCTGTGCGGCGTGTCCTAACCGACCCGGTGCAGCGCTATCTACTTGCTGACGAGGTGGGACTAGGAAAGACGATCGAGGCAGGCCTGATCATCCGCCAGCATTTGATCGATAATCCGAACTGCACCGTGCTTATCACTGTACCTCGGCATCTTCGCAATCAATGGCAGCAAGAGCTGAACACAAAGCTGCGTCTTGACCAGTTCGCCAATGCGTTTCAAGTGTGTTCTCACGCTGAACTCGCAAGTGTTGACCGCGCACCCGACGTCTTGATTGTTGACGAAGCGCATCACTTGGTTGGACTTGTAGACGGCCCCCTAGGAAAGGCCGCCGAGCGTTTACGATCGCTCTCTGTATCCTCGCCTGTCCTGCTTCTCCTATCTGCCACTCCCGCTTTGGGAGATGAGGAACGATTTCTCGCACTCCTTAATCTCCTCGATCCTGCGTCGCATCCATTGAAAGATTTGGAAGGGTTCCGAGCCAAGTTGGAGAGTCGTCGTGATGTAGGTCGACTCCTCTTGGCGCTCGACCCGCAAGCACCGGGATTAGTGTTGCGCCAGCGCGGTCTGGAGTTGCAGCGGTTATTCCCGGATGATCCACTCATTGTAGAGTTGGCGCCGCGGTTGGTTGCTGCGACACGCGATGGGCCTGAGACTCTGCCTGAGCTATGCGCAGGACTCAAGGCACACATTGCGGACACATATCGAATCAATCAACGTCTGATTCGCTCACGCCGCGCCGACGCGGAGGGATGGGAGTTCACATCGCGAGGGCCTGAATTAGACGATAAGCCTTCTTTTGCTCATCTGAGGGTCGAGAGCGAAACGCCGGGTTGGATTCAACCGGTATTGTCGGCGCTGGAAAATTGGCGATTTGCAGCCCTAGAAGCTGCGTACGGAGAGGCGAAGGCCGTTGACCAAGCCGCGCTTCGCTACGTCGAAATGCTGGCCGCAGCGGGCGTCGGACGTGCGGCGCTCATCTCGTGGATCGACACAGCAATGATGCTCGAGACTTTTTCCGACGAGCGACCAATCCTCGCTTCGCTCCGGGCGCTCGCGTCCGATAGCGAAGATCACGACAGTATACTGACCTTGGCGGAAAGCACTCGGCGGCTTCTTCGTAGCCTCAGAACTGATTTCCCCCTTCCGAAAGTGGTTGCCTTTTCTTCCTCAAAGGATAGGGCGGTCGAGTTCCTTTCCGCACTCGGGAACAAAACCGAGGGCGCGGAGGTCCTACTCCTTCTCGGAGGGGCAGGGAACGGAAACGACGACCTAGTCGCAACGTTTACGACTCCTCGTAAATCCGCAATCTTGATCTGTGATCAAGAAGGCGAAGAGGGCCTCAATCTTGCCGCTGCTGACGCCATCATCCATCTAGACCTGCCGTTCTCGGCAGCGAGGATCGAGCAAAGGATCGGCCGACTCGATCGTTTTGGTCGTACGCACGGCGTTGTAAGACACCGAATTCTGTTGCCTTGGGAAGAAGAGGCTGGTCCATGGGCCGCGTGGCTGCGCTTTTTGGGGCAAGGGCTGTCGATTTTCCATCGATCAATCAGCGACGTTCAATTTCTCCTTGAACACGTCGAGCGAGAATTCTTTCGAGCCCTATTTCAAAATGAAGGACCTGCGGAACTCGATGCACTCGCGAGCAACGTTCGCGAACGCATATGCCAGGAAAGACGCTTACAAGACGAGCAGTATGCGCTCGATCGAATCGCACTTTCCGAAGAGCCCATTGAGGCATTTCTTAAGAACTTGGAAAAGGCTGAAGAAGATGAAGCTTCACTCGAGACCGGAGTCGATCGATGGCTGGTCGAAGCACTCAACCTTCAGAAACGCCCACTCTCTGCCTCCGAGCCCGAGTCATTTCGATTGAGCGCAAGCCGCGACACTCTCATTCCAAGGCTGCCTTGGCTCGAAGCGTTCGGGATTGAGCGCGACCGTCCGCTGACATGGAAGCGCAGGATCGCGACGCGCCACCCGGGCACAACCCTGTTGCGCCCAGGAACCCCGTTAATTGATTTTGCAGAACGTTTCACGCGCTGGGACGATCGTGGTACTGCATTCATCACCTGGCGAACGGCCCCCGAATGGAAGGGCGAAATCTCGATCTGCTTTCGCCTCTGCTTTGTGATTGAACCCGATATCCAAATCGATGATCTTCTCGACCCATCGAGCAGTGAGCTTGCGGGAGCACGGCGAGCACAACGGTACTTCCCCTTGCGGACTCATACAGTTCACGTCGATGTGAACGGTGATAAAGTGACCGACCCGATGCTCCTAGCAATTCTACGGCGCCCGTATCGAAACAGGGATCGCTACGGCGAGCAAGGACAGGACATCAATCTTTCGAGCCGACCGCGGATTCTCTCCGACGTGATTGATGCTGCCGCTTTTGCATTAACCTGCCGAGCAGTTCGACAAGCGGCCTCCGATCGATTGTTATCGGATGAAACGATCGCAAAGGCGATTCGGGTCGGTGAGCAACTTGCCCAAGCTGATCTTGAACGGCGTCGCAACCGTTTGGGGCGGCGGCATTCGCTCGGTGACACGATGGCCCAAGCGGAGATCGAAGCAATTGAGGCGCTCTTACCGTCCATACAACATCCAGCCTTGCGACTCGACGCGATGGGCTGCTTCCTAGTCGCATCTACTTTGCCGAGGTCAACTGTCGATGCGTGA
- the dbpB gene encoding DGQHR domain-containing protein DpdB, whose protein sequence is MNAFPSGKISHGLAEMTNQTELKLPALEIVQGRNRTFYSFAVDGKLLSKFATVSRIRRDGDDLVAGYQRPEVFSHISEIRNYIESRDPLLPNAIVLAFDQTVRFVPAEAGDSSYSRWGTLIIPLTHSDEATNKPGLIVDGQQRAAAIREARIDSFPICATAFIASDDREQREQFILVNSTKPLPKGLIYELLPTTEMKLPTLLQRRRFPAQLLARLNSDGESPLKGKIRTPTTPSGVVQDNSILKMLENSLSDGVLYRYREADANDPDVESMLKVLKSFWKAASTVFPKAWGLPPAKSRLMHGAGIVAMGYLMDAIGERVRDEGLPHEEQFRQDLLPLVDVCRWTDGYWDFGPGVQRKWNEVQNTPRDIQMLANYLMVQYKALVWSRPRENF, encoded by the coding sequence TTGAATGCGTTTCCTAGTGGAAAGATCTCCCATGGACTTGCCGAAATGACAAATCAGACTGAGTTGAAGTTGCCAGCCCTTGAGATCGTACAGGGGCGAAACAGAACGTTTTATAGCTTTGCCGTGGATGGCAAGTTGCTTTCCAAATTTGCGACGGTCTCACGAATTCGCCGAGACGGGGACGACTTGGTGGCCGGCTACCAACGTCCGGAGGTGTTTTCTCACATCTCTGAAATTAGGAACTACATTGAATCCAGAGACCCCCTTCTTCCGAATGCGATTGTGTTGGCCTTCGACCAAACAGTGAGGTTCGTTCCAGCGGAGGCCGGAGACTCTTCCTACAGCCGTTGGGGCACGCTCATCATTCCGCTCACGCATTCTGATGAGGCGACAAACAAACCGGGACTCATCGTTGATGGCCAGCAAAGGGCTGCTGCCATTCGTGAGGCTCGCATCGACAGTTTTCCAATCTGCGCGACAGCATTCATCGCTAGTGACGACAGAGAGCAACGTGAGCAATTCATCTTGGTGAATTCGACAAAACCGCTTCCCAAGGGTCTCATCTACGAACTTTTGCCCACGACGGAGATGAAATTACCGACCCTCCTGCAGAGAAGACGGTTTCCTGCGCAACTGCTTGCTCGGCTGAATTCCGATGGGGAATCCCCTCTCAAGGGCAAAATCAGAACTCCAACTACGCCTTCTGGTGTCGTACAGGACAACAGCATCCTCAAGATGCTTGAGAACAGTCTGAGTGATGGAGTTCTCTATCGTTATCGTGAGGCGGACGCGAACGATCCGGATGTCGAGTCCATGTTGAAGGTGCTGAAGTCCTTCTGGAAGGCTGCCTCCACGGTCTTCCCAAAGGCCTGGGGTCTTCCTCCGGCAAAATCCCGCCTGATGCACGGCGCAGGCATTGTCGCGATGGGATATTTGATGGATGCAATCGGCGAACGCGTCCGAGACGAGGGCCTGCCCCACGAGGAGCAGTTTCGCCAGGATTTGCTGCCCTTGGTTGACGTTTGTCGATGGACCGATGGCTATTGGGACTTTGGACCCGGCGTACAGCGCAAATGGAATGAAGTCCAGAACACCCCGAGGGATATCCAAATGCTGGCGAATTATCTGATGGTTCAATACAAGGCGTTGGTGTGGAGTCGCCCCCGCGAGAATTTCTAA
- the dpdA gene encoding tRNA-guanine transglycosylase DpdA: MKFFFPDSQDFVDESFDFETEMRSESRVRQRDDRYPHELFREAPYDGILVSKAIVDGLGGGTGKYSGAQRNRFMRVGVREYFRLGNTTLETMGDCGAFTYVREERPPYTAEEVADFYQECGFDYGLSVDHVILAYRAECDQHLEGLDLVPPDWRARQEMTFQLAEQFLRYCEVRKYRFTPIGVAQGWSPASYARAVQTLQEIGYRYIAFGGFVPLKTRDILACLDASSAVRKPDTQFHLLGITRCENVQAFAEFGAVSFDSTSPLRKAFKDDKHNYYTLHGTYSAIRVPQVDANPELVRRIVAGQVRQEEARELEQRCLRTLVKYDRREASIEETLDVLRSYELVFNGAVDRTEVYRRVLIDRPWSECPCEICRRLGIHVVIFRGAERNRRRGFHNIYIFNQQLEGHLEQRLECVS; encoded by the coding sequence ATGAAATTCTTCTTCCCGGATAGTCAAGATTTTGTCGACGAGTCCTTCGATTTTGAGACTGAGATGCGCTCGGAATCGCGCGTCCGTCAACGCGACGACCGCTATCCTCACGAATTGTTTCGTGAAGCACCGTATGACGGGATCCTGGTGTCGAAGGCAATTGTCGATGGCCTTGGCGGTGGAACGGGTAAATATAGCGGTGCGCAGCGCAATCGATTCATGCGCGTCGGTGTGAGGGAGTATTTCCGACTTGGCAATACGACTCTGGAAACGATGGGCGACTGCGGCGCGTTTACGTACGTCCGAGAGGAACGTCCCCCATACACCGCCGAGGAGGTCGCGGATTTCTATCAGGAATGCGGTTTCGATTATGGCCTTTCCGTGGACCATGTAATCCTTGCGTACCGGGCTGAATGCGACCAGCATCTAGAAGGCCTCGATCTCGTGCCTCCCGACTGGAGAGCGCGGCAAGAGATGACCTTCCAGTTGGCAGAACAGTTTCTCCGATATTGTGAGGTCAGGAAATATCGTTTCACTCCAATCGGGGTAGCGCAGGGGTGGAGTCCAGCGTCCTATGCGCGCGCCGTACAAACGCTGCAGGAGATTGGCTATCGCTACATTGCCTTCGGAGGTTTCGTTCCTCTGAAAACACGCGACATTCTGGCCTGCCTCGATGCATCGAGCGCTGTGCGGAAGCCGGACACGCAGTTTCATTTATTGGGGATCACGCGCTGTGAGAATGTCCAGGCGTTTGCTGAGTTCGGAGCCGTGAGTTTTGACAGCACCTCCCCGCTACGGAAAGCATTCAAAGACGACAAGCACAACTACTACACCCTCCACGGAACCTATTCAGCGATTCGCGTTCCCCAGGTCGACGCGAACCCGGAATTGGTGAGGCGCATCGTCGCCGGACAGGTCCGCCAAGAAGAAGCCCGAGAGCTAGAACAGCGGTGCTTGCGCACTCTCGTCAAGTATGACCGCCGCGAAGCATCCATCGAGGAGACGTTGGATGTTCTTCGATCCTACGAACTGGTCTTCAATGGCGCGGTTGACCGGACGGAAGTATATCGGCGGGTTCTCATCGATCGCCCCTGGTCTGAGTGTCCTTGTGAGATATGTCGTAGGCTTGGAATCCATGTGGTTATTTTTCGCGGAGCCGAGAGGAATCGACGTCGCGGATTTCACAACATCTATATTTTTAATCAGCAGTTAGAAGGACACCTGGAGCAGCGACTTGAATGCGTTTCCTAG
- the dbpB gene encoding DGQHR domain-containing protein DpdB produces the protein MAKKKVSTLRRRALRIEQCKGHPLYLLCLTGDEVLNVADISRVSRDEAGKLLGYQRAEVKRHVQGIVDYLNSDRVLFPNSLILALSSRVRFIASRGPHVRDGLVVAGTLEIPLPRQGGRKPAWIVDGQQRALAISKSRRKGLLVPVNAFIADDVEMQRDQFLRVNNTKPLPRGLISELLPEVSSPLPANLEARKIPSAVCDLLNSDPSSPFHQLIRRSSSSADARAKAVISDTTVIKFVQESITSPSGCLFPYRNMASGETDFEGIWRVLVAYWTAVKQTFPDAWGKPPSKSRLMHGAGLRSMGRLMDRVMSSIEPSSPHVLSEVKHELRVIAPACRWTSGKWEELGDLHWNEIQNVPRHIRVLSSFLIRTYVQNRGLAR, from the coding sequence ATGGCTAAGAAGAAAGTTTCTACCCTACGACGCCGAGCGCTGCGCATTGAGCAGTGCAAGGGGCACCCGCTCTATCTTTTGTGTCTCACAGGAGATGAAGTACTCAATGTAGCCGACATCTCCCGCGTCTCAAGAGACGAAGCAGGAAAGCTCCTTGGGTATCAGCGCGCAGAGGTGAAACGCCACGTGCAAGGGATCGTCGATTATCTGAACAGCGATAGGGTTCTCTTTCCCAACTCGCTAATCCTAGCTCTCTCTTCGCGGGTCCGCTTCATAGCGAGTCGCGGCCCGCATGTGCGTGATGGACTGGTCGTTGCGGGCACGCTTGAGATCCCACTCCCTCGGCAAGGTGGCCGCAAGCCCGCTTGGATCGTAGATGGACAGCAACGAGCTCTGGCAATATCCAAGTCACGACGGAAAGGCCTCCTGGTTCCGGTCAACGCATTCATCGCGGATGACGTTGAGATGCAACGCGACCAGTTTTTGCGTGTCAACAACACCAAACCTCTTCCGCGAGGACTCATCTCGGAATTACTCCCCGAGGTTTCCTCCCCACTTCCAGCCAACCTCGAAGCGCGCAAGATCCCATCTGCGGTGTGCGATCTTCTGAATAGCGATCCCTCGTCTCCATTCCATCAACTCATTCGGCGTAGCTCCTCGTCAGCGGATGCGCGGGCAAAGGCCGTGATCTCGGATACCACAGTGATCAAGTTTGTCCAGGAAAGCATTACGTCGCCTTCGGGTTGTCTTTTTCCATATCGCAACATGGCGTCTGGGGAGACGGATTTCGAAGGTATCTGGAGGGTTCTGGTCGCATATTGGACGGCTGTCAAGCAGACTTTTCCCGATGCCTGGGGAAAGCCACCGAGCAAGAGCCGCCTCATGCACGGTGCAGGTCTGCGCTCTATGGGAAGGCTGATGGATCGAGTGATGTCTTCGATTGAACCATCGTCGCCGCACGTTTTGAGCGAGGTCAAGCATGAGTTGCGGGTCATTGCCCCGGCGTGCCGCTGGACCAGCGGAAAATGGGAGGAATTAGGAGATCTGCACTGGAATGAGATTCAGAATGTGCCCAGGCACATACGCGTTCTGTCCAGTTTTCTCATACGCACCTATGTCCAGAATCGGGGGCTGGCGCGATGA
- the folE2 gene encoding GTP cyclohydrolase FolE2: MRDIQNQADHRQIAIDKVGVCDLQYPIVVLDRENQSQSTIARLSMSVSLPHEFKGTHMSRFIEVLNAHRGEVTMRTLPRILAELKERLAAESAHIEAAFPYFLEKIAPVSGAVGLMDYQCRFVGEANGTKSDFILSVSVPVTSLCPCSKAISDYGAHNQRGEITIQVRSRATDAGGPALIWIEELIAVAEASASAPVYALLKREDERHVTMQAYDNPVFVEDIVRNVAATLQADERLTWFHVRALNQESIHNHGAFAEIEWARPSAV, from the coding sequence ATGCGTGATATTCAAAATCAAGCCGACCACCGTCAGATCGCAATCGATAAGGTTGGCGTCTGCGACCTCCAATATCCAATTGTCGTTCTTGATCGGGAAAATCAAAGCCAGTCGACGATTGCGCGGCTGTCCATGTCGGTGAGCCTACCGCACGAGTTCAAAGGGACCCACATGAGCCGATTCATCGAGGTCCTTAATGCACATCGAGGGGAGGTTACCATGAGGACCCTACCTCGAATCCTGGCAGAACTCAAGGAGCGACTCGCTGCGGAAAGCGCTCACATCGAGGCCGCATTTCCGTACTTCTTGGAGAAAATCGCTCCGGTGTCAGGTGCCGTCGGATTAATGGACTATCAATGCAGATTTGTTGGCGAAGCCAACGGCACTAAGTCCGATTTCATCCTGTCGGTCTCTGTTCCCGTGACGAGTCTGTGCCCCTGCAGCAAAGCGATCAGTGACTATGGAGCCCACAATCAACGGGGCGAGATCACGATTCAGGTTCGGAGTCGTGCTACCGATGCAGGCGGTCCGGCGCTGATTTGGATTGAAGAGTTGATTGCGGTGGCCGAGGCCAGTGCCTCTGCCCCGGTCTATGCGTTGCTGAAGCGTGAGGACGAGCGACATGTCACAATGCAGGCCTACGACAACCCGGTTTTCGTCGAGGATATTGTTCGCAACGTCGCTGCGACGCTACAAGCCGACGAACGCCTCACATGGTTTCATGTCCGCGCACTCAACCAAGAGAGTATCCACAATCACGGCGCCTTTGCGGAGATCGAGTGGGCGCGCCCCTCAGCAGTTTGA
- the queD gene encoding 6-carboxytetrahydropterin synthase QueD, translated as MEIFKVFTIEAAHRLPYVPVGHKCGRLHGHTFQIEVHVQGPLDPKLGWIIDFADIKAAFKPIEEKIDHHYLNEVEGLENPTSENVARWVWQQLQPSMPSLSKIVIRETCTSGCIYAGESEA; from the coding sequence ATGGAAATTTTCAAGGTATTTACGATTGAAGCCGCCCACCGCCTTCCCTATGTACCCGTCGGGCACAAGTGCGGCCGACTGCATGGTCATACTTTCCAGATCGAAGTCCATGTTCAAGGCCCGCTCGATCCAAAACTCGGCTGGATTATCGACTTCGCCGACATCAAAGCCGCATTCAAGCCGATCGAAGAGAAGATTGACCACCACTACCTCAACGAAGTGGAAGGCTTGGAGAATCCAACCAGCGAGAACGTTGCACGCTGGGTCTGGCAGCAACTTCAGCCGTCGATGCCATCCTTGAGCAAGATCGTGATTCGTGAAACCTGCACTTCGGGTTGCATCTATGCGGGCGAATCGGAGGCTTAG